Part of the Jatrophihabitans sp. GAS493 genome, GCCAGCAGCAGCGCGTGGGCGTCGCCCGGGCGCTGGCCGCCGACCCGCCGGTGATGTTGATGGATGAGCCGTTCAGTGCCGTCGACCCGGTGGTCCGCGAGCAGTTGCAGAACGAGTTCCTCCGACTGCAGAGCGAACTGGGCAAGACCATCGTCTTCGTCACCCACGACATCGACGAGGCGATCAAGCTCGGCGATCAGGTGGCGGTGCTGAGAGTGGGTGGCCACCTGGCGCAGCTCGCGACACCGGCCGAACTCCTCTCCCACCCGGCCGACCCGTTCGTCGCCGGCTTCGTCGGCCGGGATCGGGGCTACCGGGCGCTCGGCTTCACCTCGGCCGGCCCCCTCCCACTGGCAGAGGAGCCCGTGGTGAGCATCGGCGCGCCGCTGGCCACCGCCAGGGACCGGGCCCAGGACGGGTGGATCATCGTCGTCGACGACCACAACGCGCCGCTGGGGTGGCTGTCGGTCAAGGGCGTCTCGGACGAGGCGCTGCGGGGCGATGTGACCCCCGACCTGCTCAATCTCGGGGGAACGCTGGCCCGCGAAGGTACGAGTTCGCTTCGCGAGACGCTCGACGCGGCGCTCTCCTCGCCCAGCGGGCGCGGCGCAGTGGTCGACGAGAACGGCTACCTACTCGGCACGGTCACGGCGAACGTGGTTCTCGAACGCATCCAACGCTCCTCGGCCGAGTCGTTTCTCTCCCGAACGCCGGCTCAACTGTCGCCGTCCTCGGAGCCGACGGCGACATGAAGATCTGGGACTACTTCCGCCACGACCAGTCCGAGATCATCGGCTGGATCTGGACCACGGTCTGGCTGGCGCTGGTGCCGCTGGTCATCGGGCTGGTCATCGCCCTTCCGATCGGGTGGGTGGCCAGTCGATTTCGATGGACCTACCCGCCGCTCTCCACCGCAGCCGGGATCCTCTACACGATTCCGTCGCTGGTCCTCTTCGTGGTTCTCCCTGGGATTCTCGGCACGAAGGTCCTCTCGCCGATCAACATCGCGGTCGCCCTGACCGTCTATACCGTGGCGCTGCTGGTGCGGGTGGTGGCCGACGGGCTGAACTCGGTGTCGGCCGACACTCTGGCCGCCGCCTCGGCGATGGGGTACACCGGGGTGCAGCGACTCTTTGCGGTGCAGTTTCCGATCGCGGTGCCGGTGATCGGCGCCGGCCTGCGGGTCGCGGCGGTCTCCAACGTCAGCCTGGTCTCGGTGGCCTCGGTGGTCGGCATATCGCAGCTCGGCTCGCTCTTCACCCTCGGTTACCAGACCGGTGACCTCACCCCGATCCTGCTGGGCATCATCCTCATCATGCTGCTGGCCCTGATCTTCGACTCGCTCATCCTGATCTCGCTGCGGGTCATGACCCCGTGGAAGCGGGCGGTGGCCGGTCGATGAGTTCGGCAACGATACTGGCCGACGGGTCGACCAGCCTCTCCTTCGACACCGTCCGCGTCTGGTTCAACGACCCGAGCAACTGGTGGGGTCCGCAGGGCCTGCTGGCGCTGCTGCGCGAACACATCGTCTACACCGTCATCGCCGTCGTCGTGGCGACGGCGATCGCCCTGCCGCTCGGGCTACTGATCGGCCACACCGGCCGCGGGGTCGCGCTGGTAGGTGGCCTCACCAATGGAATGCGGGCCATTCCCACACTCGGGTTCGTGGTGCTGCTCGTGGTGTGGATCTCGCCGCAGATCCACATCAAGGCGGCGGTGCCCGGACTGATCCCGCGGGGGGGATTGCCGTTCGTGATCCCGATCGAGATCGTCCTTATCGTCTTGGCGATTCCGGCCATCCTGACCAACACCTACGCCGGGGTGCAGAACGTCGACCCGGTTATTCGCGACGCCGCGACGGGGATGGGTATGACCGGCGGGCAGGTCGTCCGGCAGGTGGAGGTCCCGATAGCGCTTCCCCTGATTATCTCGGGCATTCGTAGCGCCACCCTGCAGGTGATTGCCACGGCGACGGTGGCGGCCTACGTGCCTTTCCTGGGCGGCCTGGGGCAGCTCATCATCAATGGCGCGCAGCAGTTCAACGACCCTCAGCACGGCTATCCGGCCATGGTCTGTGCCGGAATTACGGTTGCCGTGCTGGCCATGTTGGCTGACTTCCTGCTGGCCCTGCTGCAGCGGGTGCTCGTCTCGCCTGGTGTCTCCGGGCGATTCGGCCGAGCGTCGCGCCGTTCAGACGGTATCGCCATTCAGATCCCGGAGGTGCTACCCACAAACGGCTGATCGGTATTTCAACATTTTCAGTTAGAAATCAAGGAGAATCATGAAGCGTATTTCCCTAGTTGCGGCTGCCAGCGTGGCCGCCGCCCTGGCCCTCACGGCCTGCGGCAGTAGCGGCAGTTCCAGCAAGACCAGCACCGAGGCGACGACCGCCGGTGGCACTGCCGCATCGGCGGCCTCCGGACCGGGATCGCTGATCGTCGGATCGGCCGACTTCGGTGAGAACGTACTGCTGGCCAACATCTACGCCGACGCGATGGCGGCCAAGGGTGTGAAGATCACCAAGAAGCTCAACATCGGCGAGCGCGCAGCGTACATTCCAGCCCTCAAGGACGGATCGATCGACTTCATCCCTGAGTACAGCGGATCGATCCTGTACTACCTCGACCCGAAGGCAACCGCCAAGAGTCCGGACGATGTCTACGCGGCGCTGCCGACCGCGGCCGGCAGCGACCTGTCGGTGCTGAAGTACGCCGCCGCGCAGGACAGTGACACGATCACCGTCACCAAGAGCACGGCGTCGAAGTACAACCTGAAGTCGATCGCGGACCTGTCCTCGGTCGCCAGCAAGCTGACGCTGGGTGCCCCGGCCGCGTTCCAGACCCGCCCGGATGGGGTACCGGCCCTGAAGTCCGTCTACGGAGTCACCTTCGGCACATTCACGCCGATCTCGGCCTCCGGTTCGATCACGGTCGACTCGCTCAAGGGCGGAAACATCGATGCGGCGGACATCTTCTCCACCGACCCGTCGATCGCGGCCAACGACTTCGTGTCGCTGTCTGACCCGAAGAGCATGTTCGCGGCCCAGAACATCATCCCGCTGCTCAGCGCCTCCAAGGTGACCTCGACGATCACCGACGCGGCGAATGCGGTCTCGGCCAAGCTCGACACGGCGACCCTGGCCAGCCTGGTCACCAAGGTCCAGGTGGATAAGCAGGATTCGGACACCGTCGCCAAGGCGTGGCTGACCAGCGTCGGCCTCGCCTGACCGATAGAAGGTTCTCAGCGGCTCGGACGGTGCCGGGTGTTCTCCACGAACACCCGGCACCGGTCGTCTGCGCTGCTTTGGCGGCGAGCGTCCGGCTACCGACCGAGCAGGCCGCCGAGACCGCCGAGGCCGCCGATACCTTCGCGCGGTGACTCGCTCGGCACCACCGCCGAGACCCAGGCCGCGAAGGCATCGGGGTTACGGGACTGCAGCAGCACCCGTCCCGGGCCGGTGAAGTCGAAGACCCATCCCTCGCCGGATTTCAACGACTGGATCGATCGCCCCTGTGAGGCCCGACGCATCTGGAAGTTGATGGAGAGGTGATAGGCCACCACGTGGCCGGTGTCGATGGTGACGGTCTCACCCGGCTCCAGGTCGATGATGTCGACCGCGCCGTAGACGCTCACCAGCGCCTGGCCCTGACCGGCGGCACGGTAGCCGAAGCCGCCCTCGCCGCCGAAGAGGTTCTGCATGCCGCCCCACTGGGTGTCGATCTCCACACCGTGCGAATTCGCGATCCAACTGCCGCGGCGCAGGAAGAACGGCTGATCCGGGGTGACGTCGATGGAGATCGTGTCGCCGGGTAGCACCCCGGCCACGTCCACCCAACCACCCTGCGGGGGCGCGGTGTAGGTCGTGACGTAGTACGAGCCGCCGCCCAGCATGCTCCGTTTCAGCCCGGCCACCATGCCGCCCTGAGACTTCGCCTCGAGGGTGACGCCTGAGCTGTGCGCGATCATCGCGCCCCCCTCGACCCGCAGCGGCTCGCCGGGCGCGAGGAGGCAGCGCGCGACGGTGAAGGACGGGTTGTGACGCATCTGGACCTGCATGCTGCCTCGGCTATCTACCGCTTCTGCGGATAAGTCGCTACTCGGTTAAGAACGCTTGGCCATGTCGGCCAACCACTGGTTGTAGGCGTCGCGATCGGCGTCGCTGTCGTCGATGTCGGCCGTCTGCGTGGTGATGGCGTCCCGCTCGGGAGAGGAGGCGATGGAGGCGCGCTCGGCCAGCGTCTGGGCTCTGGCCTGCTCCAGCCAGCTGGCTCGGTCGCGACCGGAGCGCCCGCTCTGACCAAGCCAACTGATGGCCAGCGCCACCATGATCGCGGCCATGATCGCATCGCCGCCGAACCACATGATGGAGCCGCCGGTCTTGGTGTCACTCAGGGCGCCGACACCGGTCGGAGCCTGCATCGAGATCGGCTCGGTGCTCATCATCAGAACCACCCCGGTGAAGGTGTCGACGGCCATCGACACCGCCAGCAGCACCCAGCGGATCGGGGTGGAGAGCTGCCAGCGCAGCGGCTCGTCTCCGAGGATCAGGGCGAAGAACTGGCAGCCGACCAGCAGGTAGACCAGATGCTCGACCTGCGCGGCCCAGGTGTGCTCCATGATCACGTTCATCACCCCGGTGAGGTGCGAACCGACGATGACCGCGGTGTAGCTGGCCAGCGCGACCGGCGGCGAGGTGAGCAGCGAGACGACTGATCCGCCGACGACCGCGCGGATTCTGCTGGCCGTCGGCTCCGCCGCCGCCTGGCTGGCCAGCTTGAGCGGGTGGCCGAGGACGAGCAGCGCCGGGGCCAGCATGACCAGGCTGAGGTGGCCGAGCATGTGTGCTGAGAAGAGCGCGGCGTCGTAGACAGCGATGCTGCCGCAGGTGGCGAAGATGACCACCGCCAGCCCGCAGTAGAACGCGACGATGCTGCGGATTGGCCAACGAATATCAGGGTGTCTGCGTCGGTGGTGCAGCAATGCAGTGAGGTACGCGGTGGCCAGGATGGCGACGACACCCACTGCGACGCTGTTGAGCTGCCAGCTGGTGATCAGCCGGGTGCCGAGCAGCGTTGCCCCGGTGGGGGAGGCGCCGCCACGGAAGAGGCTGTCGCTCATCGAGTCGTGCGCGCCATGGCCGCCGGCGCTGCGGCTCATGTGGCGCAGGACATAGACGCAGAGCGTGACCAGGATCCCGGCGGCGAGGATCCAGGCCAGGAGGGCGATGTCGGGCAGCCCGGTGCGGCGCGCTGCCGGCTCGGGCCGCTGGCCGGTCTTGGTCGGAGCACCCATCAGGGTGTCCCGGTGGGGGTGAAGGCGGCGAGGTCGTGGATCCCGAGCGTGGACTCGATCGCCGATACCCGCTCCACCATCTGAGTCAGCGTGTTCGGTCCGAAGAGGCGATCCTGCTCGGAGGCGAACCGCTCGGCCAGCAGGCGCCAGGTCGCGTCCGGCGTGATCTCGCGGAAAGACGGAAAGATCACCGTGTCCTCCCATGCCTCGTGTGGTTCGTACATCCTGACGAACGCGTCCAGATCGGTCCGCAGAGCCGAGCGGGCGGCGGCCGTGCCGAGCCCGTCGGCGGTGACATCGAGGATAGTCGCGGTGAGGTGGCGGCCGCGGTCGTGCTGGGCCTGAAGCGTGGTGACGATGTCGATGGACCGCCCGGCGGCGACCAATCGGGGAAACACGTAGGCCTCCTCCATGCCTTCGTGGTAGCCCTCGATGAAATCGCGAATCAGTTCAGCGGCGTCGGAGACCGCCGTGGCCAGCAGCGCCGCTGCGACCGCGGCAACGGGCGCGTCGGGCCCGAGCCGACGGCTGGACTCCCGGTAGCAGAGCAGGATCCGCTTGAGGAGGCCGTGGTCGTACATCAGCTCCTCGTTGGCGCTCACCGGCGGGATTGGCTCGGGGTCCGGCTGGACGGCGGCGGTGATCGCGGCCCCGGCGCCGGCGCCGACCACCACCCCGATCCCGGCGCCCGCCACCACGCCGATCCCAGCGCTGAGCAGGCCGCGCCGCGACACACCGGCGTCGCCGGCGGGGGTCGTCATGGTCGGCTCACTCATGAGCGGTCCGAACCGGTGGTGACGATCTCACCGTCGGCCCGGATCGTGTACCAGGGGCCGCCATTGAGGAAGAGCGCCTGCCCGCGGGCGTGCGTGCGGTCGGCGTCACCGGTGTAGAGGTAGAGCGGCCAGCCACGGAAGGTGACCACGTTGAAGCCCTCCGAGCCGACCACCCCGAGATCGGACGCGGCCACGCCGCCGGCCGCGATTGCGGCGCCGTC contains:
- a CDS encoding ABC transporter substrate-binding protein, encoding MKRISLVAAASVAAALALTACGSSGSSSKTSTEATTAGGTAASAASGPGSLIVGSADFGENVLLANIYADAMAAKGVKITKKLNIGERAAYIPALKDGSIDFIPEYSGSILYYLDPKATAKSPDDVYAALPTAAGSDLSVLKYAAAQDSDTITVTKSTASKYNLKSIADLSSVASKLTLGAPAAFQTRPDGVPALKSVYGVTFGTFTPISASGSITVDSLKGGNIDAADIFSTDPSIAANDFVSLSDPKSMFAAQNIIPLLSASKVTSTITDAANAVSAKLDTATLASLVTKVQVDKQDSDTVAKAWLTSVGLA
- a CDS encoding hemerythrin domain-containing protein, which codes for MTTPAGDAGVSRRGLLSAGIGVVAGAGIGVVVGAGAGAAITAAVQPDPEPIPPVSANEELMYDHGLLKRILLCYRESSRRLGPDAPVAAVAAALLATAVSDAAELIRDFIEGYHEGMEEAYVFPRLVAAGRSIDIVTTLQAQHDRGRHLTATILDVTADGLGTAAARSALRTDLDAFVRMYEPHEAWEDTVIFPSFREITPDATWRLLAERFASEQDRLFGPNTLTQMVERVSAIESTLGIHDLAAFTPTGTP
- a CDS encoding ABC transporter ATP-binding protein, which translates into the protein MIRFESVTKRYPDGTVAVDSLDFTAPSGQITVLVGPSGCGKTTSLRMINRMIERTSGTIWLDDRDVSKVAPAQLRRGIGYVIQNAGLFPHRTIVDNIATVPLLLGENKREARRKALELLERVGLDPKFAKRYPAQLSGGQQQRVGVARALAADPPVMLMDEPFSAVDPVVREQLQNEFLRLQSELGKTIVFVTHDIDEAIKLGDQVAVLRVGGHLAQLATPAELLSHPADPFVAGFVGRDRGYRALGFTSAGPLPLAEEPVVSIGAPLATARDRAQDGWIIVVDDHNAPLGWLSVKGVSDEALRGDVTPDLLNLGGTLAREGTSSLRETLDAALSSPSGRGAVVDENGYLLGTVTANVVLERIQRSSAESFLSRTPAQLSPSSEPTAT
- a CDS encoding cytochrome c oxidase assembly protein, with protein sequence MGAPTKTGQRPEPAARRTGLPDIALLAWILAAGILVTLCVYVLRHMSRSAGGHGAHDSMSDSLFRGGASPTGATLLGTRLITSWQLNSVAVGVVAILATAYLTALLHHRRRHPDIRWPIRSIVAFYCGLAVVIFATCGSIAVYDAALFSAHMLGHLSLVMLAPALLVLGHPLKLASQAAAEPTASRIRAVVGGSVVSLLTSPPVALASYTAVIVGSHLTGVMNVIMEHTWAAQVEHLVYLLVGCQFFALILGDEPLRWQLSTPIRWVLLAVSMAVDTFTGVVLMMSTEPISMQAPTGVGALSDTKTGGSIMWFGGDAIMAAIMVALAISWLGQSGRSGRDRASWLEQARAQTLAERASIASSPERDAITTQTADIDDSDADRDAYNQWLADMAKRS
- a CDS encoding TIGR00266 family protein — translated: MQVQMRHNPSFTVARCLLAPGEPLRVEGGAMIAHSSGVTLEAKSQGGMVAGLKRSMLGGGSYYVTTYTAPPQGGWVDVAGVLPGDTISIDVTPDQPFFLRRGSWIANSHGVEIDTQWGGMQNLFGGEGGFGYRAAGQGQALVSVYGAVDIIDLEPGETVTIDTGHVVAYHLSINFQMRRASQGRSIQSLKSGEGWVFDFTGPGRVLLQSRNPDAFAAWVSAVVPSESPREGIGGLGGLGGLLGR
- a CDS encoding ABC transporter permease, with the protein product MSSATILADGSTSLSFDTVRVWFNDPSNWWGPQGLLALLREHIVYTVIAVVVATAIALPLGLLIGHTGRGVALVGGLTNGMRAIPTLGFVVLLVVWISPQIHIKAAVPGLIPRGGLPFVIPIEIVLIVLAIPAILTNTYAGVQNVDPVIRDAATGMGMTGGQVVRQVEVPIALPLIISGIRSATLQVIATATVAAYVPFLGGLGQLIINGAQQFNDPQHGYPAMVCAGITVAVLAMLADFLLALLQRVLVSPGVSGRFGRASRRSDGIAIQIPEVLPTNG
- a CDS encoding ABC transporter permease, with product MKIWDYFRHDQSEIIGWIWTTVWLALVPLVIGLVIALPIGWVASRFRWTYPPLSTAAGILYTIPSLVLFVVLPGILGTKVLSPINIAVALTVYTVALLVRVVADGLNSVSADTLAAASAMGYTGVQRLFAVQFPIAVPVIGAGLRVAAVSNVSLVSVASVVGISQLGSLFTLGYQTGDLTPILLGIILIMLLALIFDSLILISLRVMTPWKRAVAGR